In a genomic window of Procambarus clarkii isolate CNS0578487 chromosome 10, FALCON_Pclarkii_2.0, whole genome shotgun sequence:
- the LOC138363183 gene encoding zonadhesin-like, giving the protein MIIDFLEFGRGRECTGVGRECTGVGPECTGVGPECTGVGPECTGVGPECTGVGPECTGVGPECTGVGPECTGVGPECTGVGPECTGVGRECTGEGPECTGVGPECTGEGPECTGVGPECTGVGTECTGVGPECTGVGPECTGVGPECTGVGPECTGVGPECTGVGPECTGVGPECTGVGPECTGVGPECTGVGPECTGVGPECTGEGPECTGEGPECTGVGPECTGVGPECTGEGPECTGVGPECTGEGPECTGVGPECTGEGPECTGEGPECTGEGPECTGVGPECTGVGPECTGVGPECTGVGPECTGVGPECTGVGPECTGVGPECTGVGPECTGVGPECTGVGPECTGEGPECTGVGPECTGVGTECTGVGPECTGVGPECTGVGPECTGVGPECTGEGPECTGVGPECTGVGPECTGVGPECTGVGPECTGVGPECTGVGPECTGVGR; this is encoded by the coding sequence ATGATTATTGATTTCCTGGAATTTGGGCGTGGGCGTGAGTGCACAGGCGTGGGGCGTGAGTGCACGGGCGTGGGGCCTGAGTGCACGGGCGTGGGGCCTGAGTGCACGGGCGTGGGGCCTGAGTGCACGGGCGTGGGGCCTGAGTGCACGGGCGTGGGGCCTGAGTGCACGGGCGTGGGGCCTGAGTGCACGGGCGTGGGGCCTGAGTGCACGGGCGTGGGGCCTGAGTGCACGGGCGTGGGGCCTGAGTGCACGGGCGTGGGGCGTGAGTGCACGGGCGAGGGGCCTGAGTGCACGGGCGTGGGGCCTGAGTGCACGGGCGAGGGGCCTGAGTGCACGGGCGTGGGGCCTGAGTGCACGGGCGTGGGGACTGAGTGCACGGGCGTGGGGCCTGAGTGCACGGGCGTGGGGCCTGAGTGCACGGGCGTGGGGCCTGAGTGCACGGGCGTGGGGCCTGAGTGCACGGGCGTGGGGCCTGAGTGCACGGGCGTGGGGCCTGAGTGCACGGGCGTGGGGCCTGAGTGCACGGGCGTGGGGCCTGAGTGCACGGGCGTGGGGCCTGAGTGCACGGGCGTGGGGCCTGAGTGCACGGGCGTGGGGCCTGAGTGCACGGGCGAGGGGCCTGAGTGCACGGGCGAGGGGCCTGAGTGCACGGGCGTGGGGCCTGAGTGCACGGGCGTGGGGCCTGAGTGCACGGGCGAGGGGCCTGAGTGCACGGGCGTGGGGCCTGAGTGCACGGGCGAGGGGCCTGAGTGCACGGGCGTGGGGCCTGAGTGCACGGGCGAGGGGCCTGAGTGCACGGGCGAGGGGCCTGAGTGCACGGGCGAGGGGCCTGAGTGCACGGGCGTGGGGCCTGAGTGCACGGGCGTGGGGCCTGAGTGCACGGGCGTGGGGCCTGAGTGCACGGGCGTGGGGCCTGAGTGCACGGGCGTGGGGCCTGAGTGCACGGGCGTGGGGCCTGAGTGCACGGGCGTGGGGCCTGAGTGCACGGGCGTGGGGCCTGAGTGCACGGGCGTGGGGCCTGAGTGCACGGGCGTGGGGCCTGAGTGCACGGGCGAGGGGCCTGAGTGCACGGGCGTGGGGCCTGAGTGCACGGGCGTGGGGACTGAGTGCACGGGCGTGGGGCCTGAGTGCACGGGCGTGGGGCCTGAGTGCACGGGCGTGGGGCCTGAGTGCACGGGCGTGGGGCCTGAGTGCACGGGCGAGGGGCCTGAGTGCACGGGCGTGGGGCCTGAGTGCACGGGCGTGGGGCCTGAGTGCACGGGCGTGGGGCCTGAGTGCACGGGCGTGGGGCCTGAGTGCACGGGCGTGGGGCCTGAGTGCACGGGCGTGGGGCCTGAGTGCACGGGCGTGGGGCGTTAG